Proteins from a genomic interval of Candidatus Nanosynbacter sp. HMT-352:
- a CDS encoding NUDIX domain-containing protein — MTFIKSIICKDVFGNQYTVPVDELNIRVGVYAVIIEDNKILLTRQWDGYSLIGGGVEKGETIEESIVREVKEETGLTITPDRIIHQATTFFKRNAESQANQSIQLYFTHSQLHGQINNDNITDSEKTYTNGTPEWVDLGEIDNINFRHSVDLKTIIQAYISQSRTR, encoded by the coding sequence GTGACTTTTATTAAATCCATCATCTGCAAAGACGTCTTCGGTAATCAATACACCGTTCCTGTTGATGAACTAAATATTCGCGTCGGCGTGTATGCAGTTATTATTGAGGATAATAAGATTCTTTTAACTAGGCAATGGGATGGTTATAGTCTAATTGGCGGCGGCGTCGAGAAGGGCGAAACGATTGAGGAATCAATTGTCCGTGAAGTTAAGGAGGAAACTGGACTGACTATCACACCAGATAGAATCATTCACCAAGCAACTACTTTCTTCAAGCGTAACGCTGAGTCGCAAGCTAACCAGTCAATTCAACTGTACTTCACCCACAGCCAGCTGCACGGGCAAATCAATAATGACAACATAACCGACAGTGAGAAGACTTATACTAACGGCACGCCAGAATGGGTCGATCTGGGTGAGATTGATAACATAAATTTCCGTCACAGCGTGGATCTAAAAACAATTATACAGGCGTATATTTCGCAATCTCGCACCCGCTAA
- a CDS encoding NUDIX domain-containing protein: MIKAVSKALIKNKNGKYLLLYRGDTHPNFPEHLDLPGGEVESKETSKTATAREVQEETGICIYPNDLKKLFVKQYKNTKHVLFEIVIDKTESDISVKLSWEHKKYRWMTLSELLDANIPENADPYYIDVIDYLKHLSET; this comes from the coding sequence GTGATTAAAGCAGTATCAAAAGCGCTTATTAAGAATAAAAATGGTAAATATCTACTGCTTTATAGGGGAGATACTCACCCTAATTTCCCTGAGCATCTTGACCTTCCTGGAGGAGAAGTAGAATCGAAAGAGACTTCTAAGACGGCGACTGCACGAGAAGTACAGGAAGAAACTGGCATATGTATATATCCAAATGACTTAAAAAAGCTATTTGTTAAGCAGTACAAAAACACAAAACATGTACTTTTTGAGATAGTCATAGATAAGACTGAGTCTGACATTTCTGTTAAATTGAGCTGGGAACATAAAAAATACCGTTGGATGACGTTATCGGAATTATTAGATGCTAATATTCCAGAGAACGCAGATCCTTATTATATAGATGTTATTGATTATTTAAAGCATTTATCCGAGACTTGA
- the pheT gene encoding phenylalanine--tRNA ligase subunit beta — MKVSLNLIKQLINFELPPVDELVSRVNQQLGGVEEVIDLKAKYGGARIVRVVECEKHPNADRLSVTKIDDGGVEDVPRDDNGYVQVVCGAPNVHADMWAIWLPPKSTVPASFDDAEPFVLDARPLRGILSQGMLAAADELAIGTDHEGIIEINERDIPAGVTLQAGASFAEVFGLDDYVLEIENKMFTHRPDCFGQLGVAREIAGIFHQQFNSPDWYNAIQEFADSDGLELEVFNEANELAPAFSVIAIKNVDIHPSPLWLQCQLVAMGGKPINNIVDATNYVMFMTAQPTHAYDYDKLRGHKLGVRMARSGEKVGLLNGKEYELTSGDIVIADGEGVIGLAGIMGGVDTEVSAETKNIVLECANFDMYALRRTAMRHGIFTDALTRFNKGQSPAQIDPVLKWLIGMVGGEQASPMLFKNHSSLRQVLVDGKHWHGGLLIPKRFVEERLGVDFAENEIETLLKNVEFIVDDGNKYGEAGVMVYSPFWRTDIELPEDVVEEVGRLYGFDKLPRHLPERSIKPAPKNERRELKQRIRQSLSRAGANEVLTYSFVHERVLKNSEQDPSRAYRLSNALSPDLQYYRISILPSLLDKVHANIKSGHDEFVLFEIGKIHDKKLGFNDENLPIEKTFIDGVYANKKPQVGAPFYKVRKITERLMKDLSVEVGFVKIAESDSDVPAPFDAKRSAWIVAKNGDNLGIVGELVPSARRNFKLPDYTAAFSIDIKKLQENLSKNQGYNYQPLSRFPSTARDISLKMDSDVDYAKVYACAEEVAKKHGELQIDITPIAIYQPKNDDSTKTVTLNVKFTSAERTLEDRDIAPIIEEIAAMAAEEFDAAQV, encoded by the coding sequence ATGAAAGTTAGCTTAAATCTTATAAAACAATTGATTAATTTTGAGTTGCCGCCAGTTGATGAGCTGGTGTCGCGTGTCAATCAGCAACTTGGTGGTGTTGAGGAAGTGATTGACCTGAAAGCCAAATATGGTGGCGCGCGCATTGTGCGGGTTGTTGAGTGTGAAAAGCATCCGAATGCGGATCGTCTGAGCGTGACTAAAATTGACGATGGCGGCGTAGAAGACGTTCCAAGGGATGACAATGGTTACGTGCAAGTGGTTTGCGGTGCGCCGAATGTTCATGCTGATATGTGGGCAATTTGGTTGCCGCCAAAAAGTACCGTCCCAGCAAGTTTTGATGACGCCGAGCCGTTCGTGCTGGATGCGCGACCGCTGCGTGGAATCTTAAGCCAGGGTATGCTGGCGGCGGCTGACGAGCTGGCAATTGGTACAGATCACGAGGGAATTATTGAGATTAATGAGCGTGATATTCCGGCGGGCGTCACGCTTCAGGCTGGCGCGAGTTTTGCGGAAGTGTTTGGGCTGGATGATTACGTGCTGGAAATTGAGAATAAGATGTTTACGCACAGGCCGGATTGTTTTGGGCAGCTCGGTGTGGCACGCGAAATTGCTGGCATTTTTCATCAGCAGTTTAATAGTCCTGATTGGTATAATGCTATTCAAGAATTCGCAGATAGCGATGGCTTAGAGCTTGAAGTGTTTAATGAAGCCAATGAGCTTGCGCCCGCATTCTCTGTGATTGCTATAAAAAATGTAGATATTCATCCAAGCCCGTTGTGGTTGCAATGTCAATTAGTCGCAATGGGCGGCAAACCTATCAATAACATCGTTGACGCGACAAACTACGTGATGTTTATGACGGCGCAGCCGACTCACGCTTATGATTACGACAAGTTGCGTGGACATAAACTTGGCGTGCGAATGGCGCGCAGTGGCGAGAAGGTTGGTTTGCTTAACGGCAAGGAATATGAATTGACGTCTGGCGATATTGTTATCGCTGATGGCGAAGGTGTGATTGGGCTAGCGGGAATTATGGGCGGAGTTGATACTGAGGTTTCGGCTGAAACGAAGAATATTGTCCTTGAATGTGCCAATTTTGATATGTACGCACTACGTCGCACGGCTATGCGTCACGGAATTTTCACCGATGCTCTGACCAGGTTTAATAAGGGGCAATCGCCAGCACAAATTGACCCTGTCTTAAAATGGTTAATTGGTATGGTTGGTGGTGAGCAAGCTAGTCCTATGCTATTTAAGAATCATTCTTCATTGCGACAAGTGTTGGTCGATGGTAAGCACTGGCACGGTGGATTGTTGATTCCTAAAAGGTTTGTCGAAGAACGTCTGGGTGTTGACTTTGCCGAGAATGAGATTGAGACACTACTAAAGAATGTTGAATTTATCGTTGACGATGGTAATAAATATGGCGAAGCTGGCGTGATGGTTTACAGTCCATTTTGGCGAACAGATATTGAGCTTCCTGAGGATGTCGTTGAGGAGGTTGGGCGATTATATGGCTTTGATAAATTACCGCGTCATTTGCCAGAGCGAAGCATTAAGCCTGCGCCGAAGAATGAGCGTCGTGAATTGAAGCAGAGAATTCGTCAAAGTTTGTCGCGAGCTGGAGCGAACGAAGTTTTGACGTATAGTTTCGTTCATGAGCGCGTTTTGAAAAATTCCGAGCAAGATCCGAGCCGTGCGTATCGCTTGAGTAATGCGCTTAGTCCAGACTTGCAATATTACCGAATTAGCATTTTGCCGAGTTTGCTGGATAAAGTTCACGCCAATATAAAATCTGGACATGACGAATTTGTGCTGTTTGAAATTGGCAAAATTCACGATAAGAAATTAGGGTTTAACGATGAAAATTTGCCGATTGAAAAGACTTTCATTGACGGAGTTTATGCGAATAAAAAACCTCAAGTTGGCGCGCCGTTTTACAAGGTGAGAAAAATTACTGAAAGGCTGATGAAAGATTTGAGTGTTGAGGTTGGTTTTGTGAAGATTGCGGAATCTGACAGCGACGTTCCAGCGCCATTTGATGCGAAACGCAGCGCTTGGATTGTGGCGAAGAACGGCGACAATTTGGGGATTGTTGGCGAGCTGGTTCCGTCTGCTCGACGTAATTTCAAATTGCCAGATTATACGGCAGCGTTTTCTATTGACATTAAAAAATTGCAGGAAAATCTGAGTAAAAATCAGGGCTACAATTACCAACCATTAAGTCGTTTTCCATCGACTGCCAGAGATATTTCATTGAAAATGGATTCAGATGTTGATTACGCGAAGGTTTATGCTTGCGCCGAAGAAGTTGCGAAAAAACACGGTGAGCTACAAATTGACATAACGCCAATTGCGATATATCAGCCAAAAAATGACGATTCGACAAAAACTGTAACTTTGAATGTAAAGTTTACGAGCGCTGAGCGGACGCTGGAAGATAGAGATATTGCGCCGATTATTGAGGAGATTGCCGCGATGGCTGCGGAAGAATTCGACGCCGCTCAGGTTTAA
- a CDS encoding FKBP-type peptidyl-prolyl cis-trans isomerase, giving the protein MATTKGQRIGIWVIAGMMFLGTVGGFVAMMVAPGNEAKDQAAFKKAQDEYTKATDERKKKVEAQANELSQKYYGKFSEFSSRVGAFEAGDVKELIKEDLVEGEGAEVKDDTKLAVYYIGWNAKGEIFDQSIADGKLKAPLNMDGPANTAVIQGWKEGLIGMKIGGVRELTIPANKAYGDKAQGDKIPANSPLKFVVMAIEKPADIPEPEMPEVMKQYYRSRGFNV; this is encoded by the coding sequence ATGGCAACTACAAAAGGCCAGAGAATAGGTATTTGGGTTATTGCCGGCATGATGTTTTTGGGGACCGTTGGCGGATTTGTCGCTATGATGGTGGCGCCTGGAAATGAAGCCAAAGACCAAGCCGCGTTTAAGAAGGCTCAGGATGAATACACCAAGGCTACTGACGAACGGAAAAAGAAAGTAGAGGCTCAGGCTAATGAATTGAGTCAAAAATACTATGGCAAGTTTTCTGAGTTTAGCTCGCGAGTTGGCGCGTTTGAAGCCGGTGATGTGAAAGAGCTTATTAAGGAAGATTTGGTTGAGGGCGAAGGCGCTGAAGTTAAGGACGATACTAAATTGGCTGTTTATTACATTGGCTGGAACGCTAAGGGTGAGATTTTCGATCAATCAATCGCTGACGGCAAACTGAAAGCTCCGCTCAATATGGACGGCCCGGCAAATACTGCGGTTATTCAGGGCTGGAAAGAGGGTTTGATTGGTATGAAAATTGGCGGCGTGCGTGAACTAACAATTCCAGCCAATAAGGCCTATGGCGACAAGGCTCAGGGTGATAAAATTCCTGCAAATTCTCCACTTAAGTTCGTAGTGATGGCTATTGAAAAGCCAGCCGATATTCCAGAGCCGGAAATGCCAGAAGTGATGAAGCAATATTATCGATCGCGAGGTTTTAATGTCTAA
- a CDS encoding NAD(P)/FAD-dependent oxidoreductase produces the protein MSKDVVIVGAGPSALTAAIYLSREDVDTTLYERGVVGGMAAITDQIDNYPGFAEGVTGMKLASELQQQAERFGAKIEYGDVTELKQVDGELELTIDGQSVRAKSVLLATGSNHRKLGVPGEDELYGRGVHYCATCDGAFYRDKNLIVVGGGNSAVQEAIFLTRYASHIDLLVRSKLRASDILQKDLQKYVDDGKITVHVGATTDEIIVKDDKFYGVKSTQNGEQKECTADGLFVFIGLIPNTQFLANSDVELDLGGHIITDEHLHTNIPGVFASGDVRSGATMQIASAVGEGAVAALQIREYLQEKAREE, from the coding sequence ATGTCTAAAGATGTTGTTATTGTTGGCGCTGGTCCAAGCGCGTTAACGGCGGCAATTTACTTGTCGCGCGAAGATGTCGACACGACGCTATATGAGCGTGGCGTGGTCGGCGGAATGGCGGCGATTACTGATCAAATTGACAATTATCCTGGATTTGCTGAAGGTGTTACTGGAATGAAATTGGCGTCTGAATTGCAACAACAGGCGGAGCGATTTGGTGCGAAGATTGAGTATGGCGACGTGACGGAATTGAAGCAAGTTGATGGCGAGTTGGAGCTGACAATTGACGGTCAATCTGTCCGCGCGAAGTCGGTTTTGCTAGCGACTGGTTCGAATCACCGCAAATTAGGCGTTCCGGGCGAAGACGAATTATATGGTCGAGGCGTGCATTACTGTGCGACTTGCGACGGCGCGTTTTATCGCGATAAGAATCTAATCGTTGTCGGTGGCGGAAACTCAGCGGTGCAAGAAGCGATATTTTTGACGCGATATGCTAGCCATATTGACCTGTTAGTTCGCAGTAAATTGCGCGCCAGTGACATTTTGCAAAAAGATTTGCAGAAGTATGTCGATGATGGAAAAATTACCGTTCACGTCGGTGCAACGACTGATGAAATTATTGTCAAGGACGATAAGTTTTACGGCGTTAAATCGACCCAAAACGGCGAGCAGAAAGAGTGTACTGCCGATGGGTTATTCGTATTTATCGGGCTAATTCCGAACACGCAATTCCTGGCAAACTCGGACGTTGAGTTGGACTTAGGCGGACACATCATTACTGACGAGCATCTGCATACTAATATTCCTGGCGTTTTTGCTTCTGGCGATGTGCGCTCGGGAGCAACTATGCAAATCGCTTCGGCGGTTGGTGAAGGTGCGGTGGCAGCGCTGCAGATTCGTGAATATTTACAAGAAAAAGCCAGAGAGGAGTAG
- a CDS encoding inorganic diphosphatase: MADFNQILTPGDVENGIVNVVVEIPQGSSHKIEWNRELAVMQLDRVEPAIFAKPTNYGFIPQTLDEDGDELDALIITDEPLTTGIFMEAKVIGVLEFVDDNEVDDKVIVVPADDRNTGNAINSLEDLPPQLLKQIEHHFNHYKDLKKPGSTVVKGFGDVERAKQIIRESITRWNEK; the protein is encoded by the coding sequence ATGGCAGATTTTAATCAAATTTTAACACCTGGTGATGTCGAAAACGGCATCGTAAATGTAGTTGTTGAGATTCCACAGGGATCAAGTCATAAAATTGAGTGGAACCGCGAGCTTGCAGTGATGCAGTTGGATCGTGTTGAGCCAGCTATTTTTGCAAAGCCAACAAACTACGGTTTCATTCCGCAGACTTTGGATGAAGACGGCGACGAATTGGACGCGCTAATTATCACTGACGAACCGTTGACGACCGGTATTTTTATGGAAGCAAAGGTTATCGGCGTGCTGGAATTTGTTGACGATAATGAAGTTGACGACAAGGTTATTGTTGTACCAGCCGACGACCGAAACACTGGCAACGCAATCAATTCACTAGAAGACCTACCTCCACAATTGTTGAAGCAAATTGAGCACCATTTCAATCACTACAAGGATTTGAAGAAGCCTGGCTCAACAGTAGTCAAGGGATTCGGCGACGTAGAAAGAGCAAAGCAAATCATCCGCGAGTCAATTACTCGTTGGAATGAAAAATAA
- a CDS encoding RelA/SpoT family protein gives MTREELLSIAEQKYDEVPVLVLASAIDYATEKHAGQKRKSGEPYINHPLAVAGILIEWGMDIDTVVAGVLHDTVEDTDATLDDLESLFGRDVAFLVDGVTKVSQARAGMRNLDSYLPHTKDNLTKLMIAVGEDVRVIIIKLADRLHNMRTLQFMTPEKQKKIARETIEVFAPLADRLNMGRVRVQLEELSFRYLMPKAFQETKNLMDSRLKKSQRKLDHVRREVEARLKAEKLVFQMDGRVKSVYSLFKKLDKVGDIDKIYDLIALRIIVDDLSTGYLVLGILHDMYQPMYERIKDYVANPKPNGYQSLHTTVQTPSGQIVEFQIRTKEMHEYAERGLAASFHYNEQKLTDAYKKGKIGTMPADLSWIRELQEAAALISEGKRFDSNKFRMKLFSDRIFVYSPKGDIYDLPRGAFPLDYAYRIHSDIAARASGFKINGVMKPFNYKLQHGDTIEVLTSKSARPKPDWRDVIITPHAKDKLRLQLSHSNGILQQLTGGVSSFFRHK, from the coding sequence ATGACGCGCGAAGAGTTATTGTCAATTGCTGAACAAAAATACGACGAAGTGCCAGTATTAGTTTTAGCGAGCGCAATCGATTACGCCACGGAAAAGCACGCTGGGCAAAAGCGCAAAAGTGGCGAACCCTACATAAATCACCCATTGGCGGTGGCGGGAATTCTAATTGAATGGGGCATGGACATCGATACGGTTGTGGCAGGAGTTCTGCACGACACCGTTGAAGATACCGACGCGACTTTAGACGATTTGGAAAGTTTGTTTGGACGCGATGTGGCGTTTCTGGTGGATGGCGTGACTAAAGTTTCACAAGCTCGCGCCGGGATGCGAAACCTGGATAGTTATTTGCCACACACGAAGGACAATTTGACCAAGTTGATGATTGCCGTGGGCGAAGATGTGCGCGTGATAATTATCAAGCTAGCCGACCGCCTGCACAATATGCGAACGCTACAATTTATGACACCAGAAAAGCAGAAAAAAATTGCCAGAGAAACAATTGAAGTTTTTGCGCCGCTGGCTGACCGCTTAAATATGGGACGAGTTCGTGTTCAATTGGAGGAGTTGAGTTTTAGATATTTGATGCCGAAAGCTTTTCAAGAAACCAAAAATTTGATGGACAGTCGACTGAAAAAATCGCAACGAAAATTGGATCACGTTCGCCGCGAAGTTGAAGCGCGACTGAAGGCGGAAAAGCTAGTTTTTCAGATGGACGGGCGCGTTAAGAGCGTTTATAGTCTGTTTAAGAAATTGGACAAAGTTGGCGATATTGATAAGATTTATGATTTGATTGCCCTAAGAATAATTGTTGATGATTTATCGACCGGCTATCTGGTCTTGGGAATTTTACATGATATGTACCAGCCCATGTATGAAAGGATAAAAGATTACGTTGCCAATCCAAAGCCAAATGGCTATCAAAGCCTGCACACAACCGTACAAACTCCGAGCGGACAAATTGTCGAGTTCCAGATTCGAACCAAAGAAATGCACGAATACGCCGAGCGTGGATTAGCGGCTAGTTTCCATTATAATGAGCAAAAATTGACCGACGCCTATAAAAAAGGAAAAATCGGAACTATGCCAGCCGATTTATCGTGGATTCGCGAGCTTCAAGAAGCCGCCGCTTTAATTAGCGAAGGAAAGCGGTTCGACTCCAACAAATTCCGAATGAAGCTGTTTTCTGATAGGATTTTCGTGTACTCACCAAAGGGCGACATTTATGATTTGCCTCGCGGAGCGTTTCCCTTGGATTATGCCTATCGAATTCACTCCGACATCGCGGCGCGCGCAAGTGGATTTAAGATCAATGGAGTGATGAAACCGTTCAATTACAAATTGCAACACGGCGACACAATTGAAGTCTTAACAAGCAAATCCGCTCGTCCAAAACCAGATTGGCGAGACGTCATAATTACGCCACACGCCAAAGATAAATTACGCTTACAATTATCCCACTCAAACGGCATCTTACAACAATTAACTGGCGGCGTTTCCTCGTTCTTCCGACACAAGTAA
- the gap gene encoding type I glyceraldehyde-3-phosphate dehydrogenase translates to MAVTRIAINGFGRIGRNAFKIANERSDLEIVAINDLTDTKTLAYLLKHDSNYGEYGRQVDFTEKELIIEGKPVKVLAEKDPENLPWRDLNIDVVIESTGFFTDKDGAGKHLTAGAKRVVISGPTKSEGVDTIVLGTNDDKVKNATPIVSNASCTTNSLGAVMAILDAEFGVEKSMLTTVHSYTASQKLQDAPSKDLREGRNAAENIVPTTTGAAIAVTKTLPQLTGKFDGLSVRVPTPVVSLSDVTALLRKDVTVEQVNDAFKKAAQSNFYQGILGVSEEPLVSRDFIGNSYSGIVDLPLTKVVGGNLIKVMVWYDNEWGYSNRLVELVADVAYYLKKSE, encoded by the coding sequence ATGGCTGTAACGAGAATAGCAATTAACGGCTTCGGGCGAATCGGACGCAATGCGTTTAAGATTGCTAACGAGCGAAGCGACTTGGAAATTGTTGCGATCAATGATTTGACTGACACGAAAACTTTGGCGTATTTGTTGAAGCATGATAGCAATTACGGCGAGTACGGACGTCAAGTTGATTTTACGGAAAAAGAGCTGATTATTGAGGGTAAGCCGGTTAAGGTGCTGGCTGAGAAAGATCCAGAAAATCTGCCGTGGCGAGATTTGAATATTGATGTGGTGATTGAATCGACGGGATTTTTTACCGATAAAGATGGTGCGGGCAAGCACTTAACGGCTGGCGCAAAGCGTGTGGTTATCAGTGGTCCAACGAAGTCTGAGGGAGTCGATACGATTGTTTTGGGAACTAACGACGACAAGGTAAAAAACGCGACGCCAATCGTGTCTAACGCTAGCTGTACGACCAATTCTTTGGGTGCGGTTATGGCGATTTTGGACGCGGAGTTTGGCGTTGAAAAGTCAATGCTAACGACGGTGCATAGTTATACTGCTAGTCAAAAGCTTCAGGATGCGCCATCCAAGGATCTTAGGGAAGGTCGTAACGCCGCCGAAAACATTGTCCCGACTACGACTGGTGCCGCAATTGCTGTAACTAAAACCTTGCCGCAGTTAACCGGAAAATTTGACGGACTTAGCGTGCGCGTACCGACTCCAGTGGTGTCGCTTAGTGATGTGACGGCGCTTCTCAGGAAAGATGTGACTGTCGAGCAGGTAAATGACGCGTTCAAAAAAGCCGCCCAGAGTAATTTCTATCAAGGCATTTTGGGTGTTTCCGAGGAACCTTTAGTCAGCCGCGACTTCATTGGCAATTCATATTCTGGAATTGTCGATCTTCCGTTGACGAAGGTAGTTGGTGGTAATTTGATTAAGGTTATGGTCTGGTACGATAATGAATGGGGCTATTCGAACCGGCTGGTTGAACTGGTGGCGGATGTGGCGTATTATCTGAAAAAGAGTGAATAA
- a CDS encoding RpiB/LacA/LacB family sugar-phosphate isomerase, whose protein sequence is MKIYLGSDHRGFMLKEKVFAYLVKNGYDVQDVGGIELNPDDDFPQFAQAAALKVIGDDSKDPRAILICGGGQGMCMAANRFKGIRASVIWDAFEAKMTRQDNDSNVLCLPARVLEDNESAWKGIVETWLNTPYANAPRFNRRNAQLDELS, encoded by the coding sequence ATGAAAATCTACCTCGGATCTGATCATCGCGGCTTTATGTTGAAAGAAAAAGTTTTTGCCTATTTGGTTAAAAATGGCTACGACGTGCAAGATGTCGGTGGTATAGAATTAAATCCTGACGATGATTTTCCGCAATTCGCACAGGCGGCGGCGTTGAAGGTTATTGGTGATGATAGCAAAGATCCGCGTGCGATATTAATTTGCGGCGGCGGTCAAGGAATGTGTATGGCGGCGAACCGCTTTAAGGGAATTCGTGCCAGCGTGATTTGGGATGCGTTTGAGGCAAAGATGACACGCCAAGATAACGACTCAAATGTTTTATGTTTGCCGGCGCGAGTTCTGGAAGATAATGAATCGGCGTGGAAAGGAATTGTGGAAACGTGGCTGAACACCCCTTATGCAAATGCCCCACGATTTAATAGGCGTAATGCGCAATTGGATGAATTGTCATGA
- a CDS encoding ribulose-phosphate 3-epimerase has product MSNSVIAPAILAENAEQYKEQVNKITGLVERVHIDISDGEFAPTLTVGIPELWAPEGWMIDIHAMVNDVAEYVPKLIALRPHMIIIHAEATGDVKTALMQIRQAGIMAGLALLKPTVPRTVEELIKIADHVMIFSGELGRFGGTASLMQLEKIRLIKAINPNVEIGWDGGVAVDNAYSLVQGGVNVLNVGGVIQKSSDPRTIFSRLQQEINKTSVL; this is encoded by the coding sequence ATGAGTAATTCTGTAATCGCACCAGCAATTTTGGCAGAAAATGCCGAACAATACAAAGAGCAAGTTAATAAAATAACTGGGCTTGTTGAGCGTGTACATATTGACATTTCTGACGGTGAATTTGCTCCGACGTTGACTGTCGGAATTCCAGAATTATGGGCGCCAGAGGGTTGGATGATTGATATTCACGCAATGGTTAATGATGTTGCTGAGTATGTTCCGAAGTTGATTGCCTTAAGACCTCATATGATTATTATTCACGCAGAGGCGACGGGGGATGTGAAGACCGCGCTTATGCAGATTCGCCAGGCTGGAATTATGGCGGGACTAGCACTACTTAAGCCGACGGTTCCGCGAACGGTTGAGGAATTGATAAAAATAGCAGATCATGTGATGATTTTTAGCGGTGAGCTGGGACGATTTGGTGGAACTGCTAGTTTGATGCAACTAGAAAAAATACGACTTATTAAGGCTATTAATCCAAATGTTGAAATTGGCTGGGACGGTGGAGTGGCGGTAGATAATGCGTATAGTTTGGTTCAGGGCGGCGTTAACGTTTTGAACGTTGGCGGCGTTATTCAGAAATCGTCAGATCCGCGCACCATTTTCTCCAGATTGCAACAGGAGATTAATAAAACGAGCGTGCTTTAA
- a CDS encoding transketolase, with protein MDIDQIVKLKRISQQLRKSVISELSAAGSGHSAGCLGFADVMAVLYFHAMQLDPENPDWEDRDIFVMSNGHYAPLLYATLAERGFFDKKELANLRKFGSKLQGHPERGSLPGIETTSGPLGCGLSQAAGMAYSLQYLGGNSERFVYCSLGDGELDEGNIWEAAMFAKKYNLANLIAIVDRNNIQIGGDTEKVMPLGDLADKWRSFGWDAQEIDGYNHLAIIQAIDKAKNSRQPSVIIAHTIPGCGVDFMEYDYRWHGKSPNAEEAERALAQLSEGGGE; from the coding sequence ATGGATATCGACCAAATAGTGAAATTGAAGAGAATATCACAACAATTGCGAAAGTCTGTTATTAGCGAATTATCGGCGGCTGGCTCGGGTCATTCGGCTGGCTGTTTGGGGTTTGCTGATGTTATGGCGGTTTTGTATTTTCATGCCATGCAACTAGACCCTGAGAATCCTGATTGGGAAGACCGGGATATTTTCGTGATGAGCAATGGTCATTATGCGCCACTTTTGTATGCCACGCTGGCGGAGCGGGGATTTTTTGACAAAAAAGAGTTGGCTAATTTGCGAAAATTTGGCTCCAAGCTTCAAGGTCATCCAGAACGTGGCAGTTTACCGGGAATTGAAACAACTAGCGGTCCTCTGGGGTGCGGTCTAAGTCAGGCGGCCGGCATGGCGTATTCATTGCAATATTTGGGTGGCAATTCTGAGCGATTCGTTTACTGCAGTTTGGGTGATGGCGAGCTTGACGAAGGGAATATTTGGGAAGCGGCGATGTTTGCGAAAAAATATAATCTGGCAAATTTAATTGCGATTGTTGATAGAAATAATATTCAGATTGGTGGCGATACGGAAAAGGTGATGCCGCTAGGGGATTTGGCGGACAAATGGCGAAGTTTTGGCTGGGATGCGCAGGAAATTGACGGATATAATCATTTGGCGATAATTCAGGCGATTGATAAGGCAAAGAATTCTCGGCAGCCTAGCGTGATAATTGCGCATACAATTCCTGGCTGTGGCGTTGATTTTATGGAATACGATTACCGTTGGCATGGAAAATCTCCAAACGCCGAGGAGGCGGAGCGGGCGCTTGCTCAATTGAGTGAAGGAGGCGGCGAATGA